The DNA region GTTTTGTTATACCCGTAGACTTCTCAAGGGGGGCTACGACTGGCAAGGTATTTCAGTTCAAAACATTCCTTCTTCGCTGGTTTGGAGCTTTCTTCCTGTTGGTGCTTGACGGTGCAAATCAACTATGGGAAGTAATGACTCAAACAGGAGTTATCTGAAGAACGCCTGAAATAAACTATTGTGGAGCCAAGAGGATGGATTGGTGGAAGCCCTCGTTCACTCCCACAGATTATGTGATTCTCCATGAATTATCAATGTTTCCTCCACTTCAGGGAAAGTTAATGGTAAAACCTCCGTTTAATTGCTGACATCTCAGAAAGGAACTGGTTCAAGTTTGATACTGGTAGCTAGTTTGGCTGGTTAAAAAGTCTGCTGTATGCCGAGAGTAGATCTTACTCGAAATATTACCAGTTTGATTTAGCCTAAGTAAACCTTAACGTCTAGAATAGGTAGGGAGCACTGAGTAGAAACGAAGACCTTATTGGCACTTTATTTCACCTCAGAAATTGAAAATCCCCTGAACACACACAAGGTTGGTTCATGTAGCAGGTCTCAAAGAGAATAAACTTCCCAGAAATTGTTGAACATACTTGCTCATTATCTTGTTCCAGAGAACAAAGTTCCCATATGAATGGGTCAAAGGAGAGCTGAGCGATCCTAAGAACCTTGCCGAACGGAGAGTGGGTGATGAGAGCGAGTTTCTGGAGGATTTTAAAGAGGGTTCTTGAGAAAGCTCTCCTGCTCATTTATCTGCATACACAGTAAGAATGTTAAGAAACAACTGGACTATAAATACACAAATCTCCGCTTTGGGAAACAGACATCAACTCCCATTCTGACATGGTATCCGTTGAAGAATTGAAGAAAGTGCTGAAAGCTCTGTAAGGTTGGAGCTCCTGCCATTTGTAAAGCCATGGAGtctcttgtttttaatttgttcaggAGGAATAGCCACCTTTCTTTGTTGGATTTGATGATCAACTTACGCATTCAGTCCTGCTAGTGGTCAAGCATCTCTGTGATAATTCTTCAAACATTTACTGTTCTGAATGTTGCCAATCGTACCAACATGAATGGAGCTTACAAGAAAAACTCGGTTGTTTTATAAGAAGtttcctttcaaataaaaacagacTTGTTAGTACTCAGGAATTACTTCATCCCATGTGAACCTTCCTTGCTAATAATGGAACAGAGAGGTTCTGATAACGACTGCCAATTCATGTTCTTGACACTTGCAAATTACTTTAGAGGGTATATTGGGTATTGATTGTgataatggtgttttttttaaaatatttttgttttaaaatatattaaaataatatgtatttttattttttaaaaattatttttgataacagtatattaaaataattttaaaaaataataatttgaaataaaaaataaaaaatattataaattcttttaaaaataattttgaaatataaaaacaaccactcaaatatttttttgtttgccaAGAATTTCCTATTTTATTCTCCTGTTGGCTGATTGTTTAGCTGAGTGGTCCTCTCTCACTATGGATGAGCATGAATTGTGTAAGATAAGCGGTAAGAGtcgaatttttattttgtgaacaGAACATTATACAGTTAGTTAGGCCATCACCAAGGTGGTTTAGTTAACATTTAGGGAATTATTCTGAATGTGAtgaagattgttttttatttgaaaatttattaaaataatattttatatttttaaaaaatttattgtttatattaatacataaaattatttaaaaatattaatttaaaactaaaaaaattttaaaatttttaaaaacacaaacttGGTTTTATGGTGCACTCCCGGTTGCACAGCAGTAAAATCTAGAAATCATCTTTTTATTGTGGTGCGCGGTAATATCAAACATGGAACTACAACATTTCTCCTTCATTTcacaaactaattaaattaattaattaattaattaattgagataatatttaaattttaaatttaagtcaggatgaaataaaaagtattatttaatgaaaattattaatttatcaaatttatgaaAGCTATTTTTCAGATCCTTTGTCATCATGCAATTAAAATCAGTCAAAACTCATTTTTGGCACAACTTTCCATCTGTCATCAGCTTTGGTAAGATCCTTCTCTCGAAAACCAAGTATCAATTCGAATGCGTGCAGGTTACCTAAAGAGATTGCTTCTGGCCCAAACTAGAGCACGTGGGCTTTGACTAACACTTCTTCCAGCCCAACTAATCTCCACCCATTCACAGATCCGCGTGAACGACCAtaattaaaacagaaaaaaaatatacagatCTAAGCCTTTCATTCCAAACCTGCCCCTggacaataaatttaattcccAAATTCGTCCAGTTGAGATCTACCATAAATTCCACTCCTCGCACTTTTGACTCCTCGCTCTCTTTACTTCGTTTTGCTGAAGGTactccactctctctctctctctctctctctctctctctgttgcTCTGTGTTTGGTTGCAGCCTCCAGTCTTTAACCTGAGGCTCCACTTGCATTACATGCTGCCAAACATACCTTTTAACTTGCTTTTTCAAGTTTTGAACTTTCTTCTCTTCGTGAATTGGATGACAGGATAATTTGTAGAGACTGTAATGGCCGTGACAAAACCTGGTTTAATTGCTCTATTTGATGTTGATGGCACTCTCACTGCTCCAAGGAAggtattaatttcttaaaaaaaaaaacattgtcagcgtaaaataagaataaatatcaaataagtTCAGCCAATTGAAATTGACTTTTCTTCAATTCAAATTCCAGGCAGCCACCCCAAGTATGATAGAGTTCATCAAGGAACTCCGAAAggtattaattataattatttttagcacTAAGAAAACgggttattctttttttatggagTCTTTGCCCCTCGTACAGGGATGGATAGTTAAATAGTATTGGTAAATGCAGGTTGTTACTATAGGAGTGGTGGGTGGATCTGATCTCTCTAAGATATCAGAGCAGCTTGGAAAGACAGGTTTGAGCTTACTAAGGTTTTGAAGCTATTTTTCCGGAGTTAAAGGGGGAGTTAGTAATTGTTGTATTGGTGGCTCTGCAGTTATTAACGACTATGATTatgtattttctgaaaatggGCTTGTTGCTCAAAAAGATGGGAAGCTTATCGGCACCCAGGTACAGTTTGAGATGGAGATTTGAAACACTTGAGCTCAGTACTAGATCTGTTTCTCTTTTCCTTAAAATACTAGCTGCCAGTTACTTGTAAACTTATTTCTCTAAATTACTGTGTATAATTCTCCTTTTCCAGAGCTTGAAGTCATTTCTTGGAGATGAGAAGCTCAAGGTGAGATCTTTTGCTCATTATACAAGAATACTCTAAGATTGCTTGTCTAGAAATGGTGTTGTTTAATAATGAATCCTTTTAAGTGGGGTTCTGAAAGAGATGACTAGTAAAAGCATTAATGTTTGTAGATTACTTGTCTGAGACTGCAACAAGAACAAGATCATCTAGGATAAATTGAATAGTGTAGGGAATAGTGTCTTTTCACTGAGGATGCTGACTTGCAGCGCCGAGACTCGCATCCCATTGAGATAATTACAAAAAGGGATGTGCTGGCATGGTAATTAtatcgattttttttctaataaatttttaatgaatctGCAGGAATTTATAAACTTCACACTTCATTATATTGCTGACTTGGATATCCCCATAAAAAGGTGAGTGAATTCAGACCCTGAaagccaatttttttaaaagctcatCTGGCTGAATATTGCAAAGATGCTCAATAAGACCTTTTTGTTTTCCAATGACTTCTTTTTTATACAAGTTTTCCAATGATTTCTAAAGGGGAACATTTATAGAATTCCGAAGTGGGATGCTTAATGTATCACCAATTGGACGGAACTGCAGCCAAGAAGAAagagatgaatttgaaaagtatgACAAGGTAAGAAAAGACTTGGGTTAGAATttgaacaaaacaaatattattggaAGCTATTGGGTTCATATTCTGGACTCTTTGTATAGTTGATGTTAATGCTGAAATACTGAACAAATTGAGTGCTCAGGTTCATAACATTCGCCCAAAAATGGTATCTGTGCTGCGTGAAAAGTTCGCTCACTTTAACCTCACATTTTCAATAGGGGGACAGATAAGCTTTGATGTAAGTGCCATGTTAACTAGCTTATGATGATTCTTGAATGCAACAAACAGAAGGTGGGTTTGGAAGATTGGCATCATATTCATTGTTGCGTGATGCTTGTAACAGGTTTTCCCTCAAGGCTGGGACAAGACATACTGTTTGAGATACCTTGACGAGTTCAGTGAAATTCACTTCTTTGGTGACAAAACTTACAAGGTTAGTTATCCTCTTATTATATTCCTCACCCCTGCTGGGCATTTCTCGCTTTGTGTTTTTAACTAAT from Populus alba chromosome 14, ASM523922v2, whole genome shotgun sequence includes:
- the LOC118041688 gene encoding phosphomannomutase, with protein sequence MAVTKPGLIALFDVDGTLTAPRKAATPSMIEFIKELRKVVTIGVVGGSDLSKISEQLGKTVINDYDYVFSENGLVAQKDGKLIGTQSLKSFLGDEKLKEFINFTLHYIADLDIPIKRGTFIEFRSGMLNVSPIGRNCSQEERDEFEKYDKVHNIRPKMVSVLREKFAHFNLTFSIGGQISFDVFPQGWDKTYCLRYLDEFSEIHFFGDKTYKGGNDHEIYESERTVGHTVTSPDDTVEQCKALFFA